Proteins encoded within one genomic window of Citrobacter amalonaticus Y19:
- the fabG gene encoding 3-oxoacyl-ACP reductase FabG translates to MSFEGKIALVTGASRGIGRAIAETLVARGATVIGTATSESGAQAISDYLGAKGKGLMLNVTDPASIESVLEKIRAEFGEVDILVNNAGITRDNLLMRMKDDEWNDILETNLSSVFRLSKAVMRAMMKKRHGRIITVGSVVGTMGNAGQTNYAAAKAGLIGFSKSLAREVASRGITVNVVAPGFIETDMTRALTDEQRAGTLAAVPAGRLGDPKEIASAVAFLASDEAGYITGETLHVNGGMYMV, encoded by the coding sequence ATGAGTTTTGAAGGAAAAATCGCGCTGGTTACCGGTGCAAGTCGCGGTATTGGCCGCGCAATTGCAGAGACGCTCGTTGCCCGTGGCGCGACCGTTATCGGTACCGCGACCAGCGAAAGTGGCGCTCAGGCCATTAGCGATTACTTAGGTGCGAAGGGTAAAGGTCTGATGTTGAATGTGACTGATCCAGCATCTATCGAATCTGTTCTGGAAAAGATTCGCGCAGAATTTGGTGAAGTGGATATCCTGGTCAATAATGCCGGTATTACACGTGATAACCTGCTGATGCGAATGAAAGATGATGAGTGGAACGATATTCTCGAAACCAATCTTTCATCGGTTTTCCGCCTGTCAAAAGCGGTAATGCGCGCTATGATGAAAAAGCGTCATGGACGTATTATCACTGTCGGTTCTGTGGTTGGTACCATGGGAAATGCGGGTCAGACTAACTACGCTGCGGCGAAAGCGGGTCTGATCGGCTTTAGTAAATCGCTGGCGCGCGAAGTTGCGTCCCGCGGTATTACGGTGAACGTTGTTGCTCCGGGCTTTATTGAAACGGACATGACGCGTGCGCTGACTGATGAGCAGCGTGCGGGTACGTTGGCGGCAGTTCCTGCAGGTCGTCTTGGTGATCCGAAAGAGATTGCCAGTGCGGTTGCATTTTTAGCCTCTGACGAAGCAGGTTACATCACGGGTGAGACTTTGCACGTCAACGGCGGGATGTATATGGTTTAA